DNA sequence from the Uloborus diversus isolate 005 chromosome 1, Udiv.v.3.1, whole genome shotgun sequence genome:
cccaaaaatgtactaatcggtatcttaaattgaaattgtaagtaaaaatcttaccgtttgccgattcttttggggcgcttgcatctttaattgcttagagagttattgaaattgactaaagaaaatgcacagtactatctaaacaaaaaactcactatattaacaaaatatttacaacttagaataacaaatttacaaatcggactccataaaagattatTCTTCCATGTTCCaacaattgtatttattttatttctcgcgggcgttgatcgtctgctacgatcaacgcccactgttgctaggatatccaccagtcacatggtttgttttatgagcagcaaaaggattgccatagctcggtctattcttagtATTAGTCTATGACCACAACTTATCcggatttttgaaaacttttgtggTTTATAAAAGGGTGCAAATTCTTTTCCGCTGAAATCTATCCTTTCActttaataaaataacataaatatttgcaaaattaaaaattcgaaaagatTGATGCGCCATAAGATACATAAAgaattttggtttaaaattttttttaaacaacttattAAAGTTTGGAGCACTTTTTGGGGGCAGTGTCATGCTCAGATACGAAAGAAATTCCCTCACCTGCATATGACTGAAACGTCGGGCTCTCGGTACAGCTCGTAGCATTCTTCACAGACTGAGTCGAGACGGGCAAACTTGGAGCGGTCAAACATTCCCATGCATCCCTGTTGGACGAAGCTCCTCTTCGTCAGGACGTGCGCGCACTCGCAAAGGGTGACCGCCACGGTGAATATGCACAAAGGATAGCTGAGAGGCGCCATCTGTAGGAATAAACACAAGCATCAGTATTACATTCTTGTCacacatattaaaaattaaaatatctcacGAGGAATTCTAAAATGTCCCACAACACGGAAACAGTTCTTCCCCATAACAGACCATATTGTCGGCGATGTTCAAACCAAGTAAAAGCTCAGAATGTAAGAGAACGGCTTTCTCTACTTTAACGAATCAGATTTTTTTGACTTCACATGTCTGGACTAAGCACTACTGACGTCAAGCGGTCTCAGATGCGAGACCAAGTTTGACTTTTTCTCAACATTTGAGCCTTCAGTCAACGATACACAGTTGAAGAACTGACTGAAGTCTTATTTATCAACAAGTGATTTCAAATAGCAAACCAATTAAATTTCAACATGAGCAATTTAAAACCTGCATCAGTAAACCTACTGTAGAAGTTAGGGATCTATGAAATACTTTTAACTGTTTTTCAAAACTGCTAAATAGCATTGGTTGCGGCTCCCATGGATCGCTGGGAGACCTACTGTTTAAAGCAGATCCAGAAACACTTGGGAACTGTTGGAAGAAGTGCTAAATCGACTAAAAACAGTTAATTTACACAGTTTGTACATAATTTGTGACAACtaacactttttattttgcatAGCTGCCACCACTGTTTAGACATTTGTCGTCGCTGGCAACCAACATTTCTACGCCCCCTTCAAAGAAAGATGTCTCCGGTGAAGCAGCAACTGTTGAACAACGATTTTTTACGTCATCATTTCTATCAAAGTACCTTCAATCAAAATCACGTTTTAAGATTACGAACAAGTGGAAACCTGAAGGCGCGCGATCGGAACTGTAACTGTATGGCAGGTTATCGAACTGTTCCCAACCGAATTTTTGAACAAGATTTTGATTATACTAGTAGAATTGCACCTTTGGATCAGGGCTGCCCATGAGGTTTTTGTAGTGAAGCTTTTTATGCGAGGAACTTGAAGTTCTGATTCTACAGCTTTTTGGGAAATCAAAGTGACGTAGTCGTTTTTAGGTGACTGAAAGTAGTACATATACGCTCTTACATACAAAGGTCGGGACTCCAGTTCTTTTAACTgtggtaaataattataaaataattaatagggtcgtttccaaaattttaaaagtattttttctggaagagcatgtttgaaaacataggatctgaccattttttaaataatttgtttaagtttaatatttaaaaaaagaacttaattcggtatgctttcattgtttacatttttgtcgtgtgacatcataaatgatgaaatgccattcaatgttgccattcacagaacaaaatatttaattcgcatctttactcacgtgtattggcaacgatatggttgatagcaagcgtagagcgcaatatttaattcgctttttgattatcataacgtggaaacttgGTAGCAAGATGCGTCAAATTGCATCATTtctgatgtcatcaagaccacgccttgtttaaaaaatcggacaatttaaaaaattaattgaaaaaaactgttgggaaaatgaaagtattttctaggtccatgtaaggtttttttgctcattctatccatttcaatgactaaaagtagtacttttgagtgaAGGAAACCACCCATTGCGTTGTTATGGCTCGGAACTGAataagattctacatacaatCCAGTAATAATCTGAAAATCACCATTCTTGatcttacgttagtctggctctgtggtacacaatggggttgtttccttcagtcaaaagtattacttttttagtcactaaaatagttagaatactcaaaaaaaaaaaaaaaaaaagagcgaggaaaaaaaaactttcatttttctcaccgcttaatttttaattattttttttttaaactgtccgattttgaaaataaagcgtgacgttcttaatgacgtcacaaatgatgtattttggtACATCTGTCTTccatgtttccacgttatgataatcaaaaaacgaattaaatattgcgctctgcgctttctatcaaccatatcgttgcaaatacacgtgagtaaagatgcgaattaaatattttgctctgagaatggGAACACAGAATGGCCTTTTATCATTCgtaatgtcatcggcaagaaatgtaaacaatgaaagatcaacgatttttaagcaaattttttaagaaatggttagattctatatttttaagcatgttctttcagaaaaaaaaaacttttaatattttagaaatgacTCCATTATACATATAGTACAAAACAAATAGGCAGGAAGGGTTAACGACATAATTACGACCAGGGCTAGAGGAAAGAAAAAGGGTGAAAgggaaataatttgcttttaatgtttctttCTGACGTTGTCTTTGTATATAGCAACAGTATGCTCAAAAAAGGAACTTCCGTTCTAGatttcgaaacaaaaaaaaaaaaaaaaaaaaagaggaaagtgaaaatattgtgttgaatattttaatataaatattatgttttattgttAAAGTATTTAATGAATTATCTTTTCATCAATTAAGCCCAAAACCTTAGAATCTGAAATTAGAATCCCAGAAACCCAAGATATCTCTCGAAAAGTCAAAATCTTGGAGAGAAAAGAAACTTTGGAAGCCCAATTTCTGTCtaccaatggggtggtttccttcagtcaaaagtactacttttagtcattgaaatggatagaatgagcaaaaaaattacatgaatccagaaaatactttcattttcccaacagtttttttaaaattaatttttttaaatgtccgatttttcaaacaaggcgtggtctttatgacgtcacaaatgatgcaatttggctcatctttctactatatttccacgttatgataatcaagcagcgaattaaaattgcgctctatgcttgctatcaaccatatcgttgccaatacacgtgagtaaagatgcgagttaaatattttgttctgtgactAGCAacgcagaatggcatttcatcatttgtgatgtcatcggacagaagcataaacattgaaagccttgtcgatttaagtaatttttaaaaaattttaaacttaaacaaattatttaaaaaatggtcagattctatgattttaagcatgctctttcagaaaaaagtacttttaaaattttggaaacgaccccattgctatTGAACTTATAGCGTGATTTGAAGGCACTTTGacgatggaaaaaaataattaaataaaattattcaaaaaaatttctgtgaatatgttccaatgtcaattttattaaaaaaagcaaagctTAGTAGTTGTttggagaagaaaagaaaaaggattgTTTCTCCAGCGTCAACTTGCTCTGAGATGATTCAGTGAATACAGagaaatcaaaattaaatattttgccaaaaataaGGTTCAAAAACCGATGATttctaaaaatatgttaataCGTCGAGCATTAATGTGATTGCAATAAAGATAAAAACTtagaagttgtttaaaaaaagtattgtttcTTCAATGCCAACTAGCTGTAAAAGTTGTTACTGTGCAATATTTTAGAGAATCCAGAGAAAGTAAAGTTACATATTTTGCTCCAAATGTTGTTCAAAAACTGATGCTTTATTAAATATGTTACAACATTAATGTGATTCATATAAAAACTGAGCTCaaacagtgtaaaaaaaaaaagtttttcttgagtACCAACTTgctgtaaaaattgaaaaattgttacTGCGTGACATTTTAGTGCATGCAGAGAAATCAAAGTTACGTATTTACCACAAATGTTGTTTAGTAGCTGACATATAAATATATTGAAACGTTAATGTGATTGCAATTGGAACAAAgcatagaaaatgtaatcttctttatctttttactaataataaaactgaaagtctctctgtctgtcaggatctctgtgacgcgcatagcgcctagaccgttcggccgattttcatgaaatttggcacaaagttagtttgcagcatgggggtgtgcacctcgcagtgatttttcgaaaattcgatgtggttctttttctatttaaattttaagaataaaattatcataagatggacgagtaaattacgaaattttcataacgtggaaccgtaacatgggcacaagccaattggcgagatacaaaattatcataacgtagaaccgtaacatgggtacaagccaattggcgagaaaattcaccatacattatttgtaaatatacaggcgaaccataagaccttttaatttttctattacgggcaaagccgtgcgggtaccacaagttactaataataaagctgaaagtctgtctctctgtctggatgtttgttactcgcatagcgcctagatcattcggccgattttcatgaaattggcacacaattagttcgtagcataggggtgagcacctcgaaactctttttcaaaaattggatgtagttctttttctattataattttaagaacattttaccgagcaaattatcacaacgtgaacgtataaattaccataacgtggacgagcataACATGGAccaccatatgcgaccatgggcgagcaaattaacatagcaaattggcgagaaaatcatcatccattatttgtgaatatacaggcgaaccaaatgactttttaattttctactacgggcaaagccatgcgggtatcgcttgttaaaaaataataaaatggaatAATCAAGGCAAGGCTTCTCCAATGCCAACTTGCTGTAAAAGTTGTTACTATGCGAGATTTAAGTGAAagtgtatgaaataaaattacatattttccCCCAATTGCTGTTCAAAAGTTGATTATTTCGGTGAATATATTGCAACATTAATGTGATTGCTATATAAACAGACCTTAAGTTATGGTTAAACAAAAAAGTTGTTACATTGCGATAATCTTGTGGATGCAGCGATATTGAAATTACACATTTTGCCGCAGTTAATGTTCAGAAAGTGGTGATTTGTGAAAAATATGCTGCATCATCGATGTGATTGCACACAGAGAAAATCTTTGAAACTAACACAAACATGTTTTGTTTATCCAAGACCAACTTGCTGTAAAAGTTGTTACTAGGCAAGATTTTAACGaatgaaaagaaatcaaaataacatatttttgctgaaaatgttgcTCAAGAAATGAAGATTTCcacaatctttttgcatcattaatgtgattgcaataaaaaaaaattaaaaattaatttgaattttgacatctggaattcaaattatgtttttcgcaatcacgagtatgtgtgtgtgtttgtgtctgtgtgcaggcatgaatgtgtgcgtgtaggtgtatgtttgtatatgtgtgtgtgtgtgcgtgtaggtgtatgtgtgtgtgtctgtgtaagtgtgtgtgtgtgtagacgtgtgtgtgtctgtgtaaatgtgtgtgtatgtaggtgtgtgtatgtatgtatgcgtgtgtgtgtagtatggaagcaacctggagacggttttcgctagaggagcagcatcgtgaggccggtcgacagtggtgctgcagagggaggcggagggggagggggaataaaatcataggaattcaaaaccatcaagtgagaacaataaacaatgtgattgctcaaaaaatattgaaaaaatgtttgtttgtttttttaaagtagtttctcCAATGCAGGTTGCTGTAAAAGACGTTACTGTGCCATATAAAGGGGATGCAGAGAAATCCAAATTACATGTTTTTCCGCAAATGTTCAAAAGTTGATGGATTTTGAAAGTacatgcaattttaatgtaattgcaataaaaaacaaagcttaaaattgtaaaaaagtacGTTTGTTAATCTACACTGTGAGGATTTAGTTCAGGTTTTTTCaacctatttttatttgcttaccggtaaatatttgaaaaaaaaaaaaaaaaaaaaatgccgacaggtgagtctctctctctctctctctcttgcatTTGAATGTCCCTAGATTGGGGGAGGGGAAACATGTAGGTTGCTTCAAAGAAGTTTCAACTTCAAAATCGATTAGTACTGATTGGTTATTGTGGAAAATTCATCTGTCAAAGTAACTGAGAGATGAAAAAGCACAGATGGTTTCAAATTGCTTTCCAAATTATATTGAAGCAATTTAAAACCATTCTTTTTCTGTAGTGATGATATTGAAATTTCAACATACAAAGGAAGTAACGCAGCTGTACAGTCGGTGAGAGTGACGTTGTATGTTATCATTGCCGAACGAAGTATGGCTACTTGAATTAAGCACAGATACATCTCATCAAAGTTTGAGTCTAGGTCCTTCGCGCCCATTGCAATATTGCTAACCGCTCAACTTTGGGAGCCAGTTAAATGagaagaatacttttaaaattcattgttttgtAATACAATCATTTAATGCATTCgccaaaatgaaattaaatgggACGAGTTAATGTATGTTTTCCATCTTGTACACCCTCTGCCTATAAACCACCTTCATTGTGTCGCACATTGCGTGCACAACTTTCGTtgcatgttgaaattaaaatttagttcttagttaaaaattcattcaaataaaaatttcaatgcattttagAAGCTAACTTGCAACGAAAGTACATGAGTATAGAGACCCTTTTTTTCTTCACTTCTGAGATTGACAATTTTAAAGATTCAATTTTATGAACTCTGTAGTTGGAGTAAACGTAACCTGGAAGCATTGCGATGGCTACTTAGGTCGTAGTCTCAGTATTTCGTCGCTGCCAGGTAAGGTATGCCCCAAGTATAGCGGAATGGAGCAAGAATAATTCGAGAAACAACGACTGTGaattgatttatatattttttgaaaattacttttgtacaaaaatactgaaattctaatttttttagcagAAATATCAGTGCTAATATATTCAGCTCTTCAAAACATTGACGATTCCATTCAAATGTAAGACATAAAACGTGTAATTTTGTATGCATAACGAATGGTTGTTTTATGTTTTCTAAAAGTAAATTGTTCCGCACGTGATGCGTGGCTGAAAATAGTCTGCAGGTTTCGTGTTCTAATTTTGGCAAAACGCGGTTGTTAAAAAGATCATCACGCGTGGCAGTCattcataactttcattttctctGTGGCACAAGGTCACCTTCTGACGAGCTCGACCGCAGCCGCTATCTAATCTTGAGATCTGGGATCTAGTCCGACtaaaaacagatttaaattaCCATAAATTCTAATACGGTAGATTTAATATTCAGATACGGTCGTTTAGCAGAAACGATGTTAACCGTTAAGGAAATGAGCCGATGTATGATACCGCGATGGTACCCCGATCATAAAAATCGTGGGAAGAACTTCTCCTCGATATTCACTTGACGCCAGAcatatttgtttcatattttaaggcaaactcgtttaaaaatagtttatttagcGGGCATTGAGATGTGATTGAACTTTCGGAACTATTAATTGAAGCGCATCGTTGGCGTAGCTAATGGGGGACTGCTATTAGCTGAAGGCAAAATACTTTTGTTGGTTACTATTTCAGTGTTCTAtgtccctcccccccttttttaatgGAAGAAGATGCGGCCAAAAGGCAACGACGGTAGAGAATTAATTtgggaaaggagggggggggggtcgctctGTGGTAAAAGCTTCGTCTTTCAAGCCGGAGGTCGTGAGTTCGATTACCGACGGTTCCCTgggtgttatttttttctcttatgttGTATAAAGCTTTCTTGCGTGTTTACGGAGGCAAGCCGCTTtgtacgcagtcctctatgtatatGAAGCAGTTtagcttctgtataaataaatgaaaatggttCTGCGTGGTTGGAACGGGTTTGAGTCTCGACGTGTACATGGCTGTTGTTGATATGGCCCTTGTGATCATCTCCTAGAGTTTCGGATTCCGTTTAACCATTTGAAGCAAACTTCACTCGAAGAGAccacttttcaaaacattttccagGCAACTGACGCAGTAGCTTCAACAGTTggcggaaaaaaataaattaaaaaaattggtgACCTCaatcgagagagagagagagagagagagagagagaaacaatcACGCCTCAAAGGGTTAAGTTCTCTCATCTGTGATACATATCGGGGAACCACAGGactagtgtaataatgaaaaaaagaattaaaataggTAGCATTCGTAAGAGAatattgagacatatttttgacGCAAAACGTATTCTCCCTTGTGCTCCCGTCatcgagatataaggtcttaaagtctgccgaagttttaagaaaagcgttaaatttaaagacttggcgagaaattacAGACACCCTGTGGTTTCACCACCTGTATGTGGTGGGACATCATCGGCAAAGCGTGTGTAATATGTCTTCCATAAATGCCCGAAACGCGCTAAATTTGCCTACGTTTCCTGAAGCTTCGGCAGACTTCAAGAACTCactagctgcatcgcccggctttgcatggttcacctcgaaaataaatGTTATGTCAAGTGACTCGTGTTCAATACTcagacttgaacaaaaaaaaaaaaaaaaaaaaaaaaatcagtaaaatattgcggcagaataaacaaaaagtaagcattttaaatccccagattacagaaaaagcctttgaaacaaaagcaagaattttacttgatcatactcgagaaaaaaaatggcaacagatctttcttctcaatgattttcttcacgttacaaattttaatagaagcattgttgcggaaagttgagatgaagcactgaataaaaatttgaatagaggaaagtcttcaaaaaatagggattttatgtcgaaagctatgtgtcataattaatagtttttaattgatatctccgctaattattatcggaggattatgttaaatagtcaaacataaagacgggaagactacgaatccatcgatgcctggttcaatggtcagttcactcgttcgggagaagaaacttggacatagatacatagatgactacatagatacataagcacatacatagatacataggtacattgATACatgcgctcagtttttaattatataagatatttcGACAACGAAGTCACgagagcaaataatttatgcgtccaaaaacatgttttactgtgttcttttaatttctactgattaagatttttttcattattacactttCGTATGGTTTCCCAGTTAGGGATGCTCGTCTTGAGGCAAATATAAAAGTACAAGATGGTAATGGTCCGTCATTCGGAAACAAACATTACTAATTGTCCTTTACCTTTTGAAGTTGCCTTTATCTGTTCCCAGACATAAAATGTGCGATATCTAAAAGGGCTACGGCTATAAATAACACAGCATATTAAATATCTTTTATGGCGGACAAGTTCTGGGAATAGATGTAATAGTAGGCtttccagatttctgaaatgtttaacaGGGACACCAGAAGGTgtcctgggaggggggggggggcgggatcccccaaccaggacccccccccccccagtgccgCAGGTAATCAGAAGGGTACACATCCTTGGTTGgtttttagattattattttagAGGATAGTTTCCTtgtcaatgctatgaataaatggttactaactatGAACCAAAACCAGAGGTGAACCAAAACCCATgaaacaagcaaataaatttaaacattttattttttacttaagcgAGTGGAAActatttgaatgaggaataaaaatttgaacaatattttcaagaaCTTTCAATTGGCTAGAACTTTTTCGTTTTTAATCTTGCTgaaaaaatcttcacaagctaatccaatattaatttttatattaatgcTATAAATGATAAATTAACTATCCTAAATGATCCTTCAGTTTCTTATTtctagacttttttggtcatcttttATCAAATTTCTCATTTCCCGGggcatgaagtaaaccggccgggacaccagagttttgtctgaaatccgggactgctccggtcaaaccgggacgtctggcaagtctATGTAATAGTAACTctagaaatgaaaattaaggagaacaataactaatattaaattaaaaaatcccccctcctcctccGACCCTGATTACCGACCTTATATTAGATGAATTTCGCGTGTAGCACATGtaaaatctaaataaatttaaattttcaagggGGTTAAATATTTCGACGTAACATCAGTCTCTTTTATGCGTTGGCAGCCACATATTTAAGTTGTACGCAAGAAGTACCTCAAATCGAAATTCCCAATAAGTTGTgtgtttcacagaaaaaaaaaaggtttatcgTCGGATAATAAATTGCTCACTTACAAGTCTTGTTTGAGAttcaactacgtcacttccgtcacgcAAAAAGGTTGCGGATCAATATTTCAAAGTCCTCGcatcaaaaatttcacttcatCCTACGCAGAAAAATTCGTTCTTGCGATTGATGCTAATATGTTAAATATGCGGGTAAATTTTCATCGCTAAAATTGCAAACAATGCTAACTTtcgttgtttttaattaaaatctgtaGTAATTTAAGTCCTAGAAGCGTCAAGtcacctttcgaacaaaaaaataattatcaaaattggtttatctgtttaggagctacgatgccacagaTAGACACATGCGTCAAACTTATTACTGGGCCAGTCCACAGAAAACGGTAATTTcttcccgcacgtgacgcctgacatatttcaataaaagtaataatttaaaagggtaatggacaaaattttgttgcttaacaaattacaaacgtaGTGTGATTCtttaagcaaaagatttcgtGTATacataaagtaataattttaataccttttaaaattactactttttaatgaaatatatgaattgTCATGTGCAGGACAAAGTGACTATTTTTTCATGGAAGTTTCCAGTACATAATTGTTTGTACATTTTTACACAATACATTTTTCAACAAATGAGATACGTTTCTTTTACATTGGAACCTTTGCTACCAAAATCTACAATTCATTTTGTCTCTGCTatattaaaagaacaaaaatattaacttatgtatacatctctacatagtataaaatgaagtctccaaaaagcgtctgtgtgtttgaactcgcaaaactcgagaactacccggccgattttgctgaaattttcacagtttgttcctttaagtcctgagaaggtttgcagaccagttcgaaaacaattcgatgaatagttctttttttattccaatttaggcccaatttttacataaattcccgaatatgggggtgaaaaattactcgcagatagtaatattatatatcgttagaaagggaagaagtttccgcgttctacgcaatttgtttcaatgctctaacttaattgcggccggagttttttacgtttttagctcgaatttttttaggcttagctgaaatttaggcactactttcttcattaaatccatcaataaaaaatgaaggaactgtcccacagttttctttttgacagcattggaaagagctgctttttttactccagatctaactcgacctaaggtcgaaagtttaaccctctatctccattggAAAAAAGGTTACAAGCgcattaaatgaagttcaaaaagcTGTTCTCTactcaagtttttaaccatttcattttattttgcgtttccacggtaacgctttttgaatccattatttccatctttctcattttcaattcgtaaacttattttattttgtgtttccatgattacgctttttaaatccatctttctcattttattttaatttcttaaaagaattttaatatctgtcgtcattgtttggaggggaaattttgcatgatgtttttttttcctttatttaagcctgattgttgaatatatgtcacttgacacaatttttattttcaaggtagaccgggcaaagccgggca
Encoded proteins:
- the LOC129234477 gene encoding crustacean hyperglycemic hormone-like, with product MAPLSYPLCIFTVAVTLCECAHVLTKRSFVQQGCMGMFDRSKFARLDSVCEECYELYREPDVSVICRSECFKNRVFQKCVNALLLQDEQEELNNSVEQLYGRRK